From the genome of Saccharomyces kudriavzevii IFO 1802 strain IFO1802 genome assembly, chromosome: 16:
GAGATTAGgttaaaattttttttctgatcTAAACACATATCATGGTAAACGCTATATTCTTGACGGAAGAATTTATCTTCGGACACTTTCAAATGCGGAATCACTCTATTGAATCTGTAAACATGTTCACTCAAACTTTGAGTAATTGTACCATTTTCGTAATCAAACAAAAGATTCTCAGGTAGGTTTTGTTCCATCACATAGGCATAACAACGCATCGTACCTTTCTGTTCAATGATGGAGTTTTCAAGTTTCCTGCTTCTGAGTAATTCTCTTTCCACAGTATTATAGGTATCATTGTACCATTTTTCTCGCTGAGAGGcgatttctttcaaattatcTATTCGTTTCAGTAAATCTTCCAAATCTAGCGAATTCTGTAAGGATTTATCAATTAACGGATTGTTTTCTAGTTCCAactgatttatttttttgtttatttccGAGATTTGTTGTTCTGAACATTGAGTTTGAGCATCTATATGCGTGATCTCCTCGCGTAGATTTTTACTATCCGTTTGTAGAGTGGCCAGCTGGACAAGCAGCTCATGATGTTGACTTGTCAAGTTTTCCATCGATCTCGTTTTAGCTTCTTTGAAGGCCACAAAATCCTTGTTTAACTGGAATTCGTGATTTACTTGTCTTTCCAAGTTTTGCTTTTTTAGATTCTCCGAATCTTCATCAAGTTCTTGCAGCACTTTTTGCAAATGGGAAATTTCCCTGGTGATTTCGTGATCAGGTTTGAAATCCTCCATTACTTGTAGTTCATTTTCCCAAAAAATGAGTTTCTGACTGTATGATTCCTGGAGTTCCTGCCTTTTCGAAGTTGAATTGTGGCCCAATTCGGTATTTAGAGCTGCTAAATCtgatttgtttttcttgattaaCCTGTCGCGTTCACTGTCTTTGGAATTTAGAGTCCGTGCCAATTCTTTAACTTGTTTGAGATATTTCGACTGtttggcttttttcttatagAGCTCGAACTTGGACTTACTCAGATCTCGGAACTTTATGGTTTTGATTTCTCTTTCGCACTCGATCAATTGGGTCTTGAGCGTGTGTCTTTGAGACCTTATTCTGTCCTGGCGATCCTTCAAGTCTTTAATCTTGTTCATGTTGATATTCAGAGAGCCAGATCGAGATGGAGGTGGGAAAGAATCTTTCATGGATGGAAGAGGAAAGGAATATCTCAGAGACGAAGGCATAGAACCGTTCATGGTATTGGTCGTGTTTGTGATATCCATCAAACTTCGAGGTTTGGATGACGAGACATTTTCGGTGTTGTGCAAGGTCTTATTCTTCGAGGAAAACGTGTGCCTGCTTTGTTGTGACATCATATCTTGGTATGATGAAACGGCAGTTTCTTGTGCGAGGGAATATGTTTATTAtggttattatttttttcatttcctctGTTTACTTGTTTCTCAAAAGTTGCCGCAATTTCTAATAGCAATAGCCAAAGCCGGACCGGGACGActaaacaataaaagatCTGCAGAACAGGCAAAGGAGAGAATATTGCGAAATGGTTCCTAGAAATATTATAAAGTTTACTCATTCCTTTATAAtcataaatatatatatatagtatTCACAGGAGAATGAAGGGCAGAGGAGGAAGGGTGCGGACATCAACTAAAATCGTTATTGTTAACGTTCCTTGTCATCTGGGGGAGAGCGACTCTTATCCCGTCGATGTCCTTGGACATCTTGATCTGGCAACCGAGCCTGCTTGTCTCTGTGAGTCCGTAAGCGAGGTCCAGCATGTCGttttcatc
Proteins encoded in this window:
- the VIK1 gene encoding Vik1p (similar to Saccharomyces cerevisiae CIK1 (YMR198W) and VIK1 (YPL253C); ancestral locus Anc_6.289): MMSQQSRHTFSSKNKTLHNTENVSSSKPRSLMDITNTTNTMNGSMPSSLRYSFPLPSMKDSFPPPSRSGSLNINMNKIKDLKDRQDRIRSQRHTLKTQLIECEREIKTIKFRDLSKSKFELYKKKAKQSKYLKQVKELARTLNSKDSERDRLIKKNKSDLAALNTELGHNSTSKRQELQESYSQKLIFWENELQVMEDFKPDHEITREISHLQKVLQELDEDSENLKKQNLERQVNHEFQLNKDFVAFKEAKTRSMENLTSQHHELLVQLATLQTDSKNLREEITHIDAQTQCSEQQISEINKKINQLELENNPLIDKSLQNSLDLEDLLKRIDNLKEIASQREKWYNDTYNTVERELLRSRKLENSIIEQKGTMRCYAYVMEQNLPENLLFDYENGTITQSLSEHVYRFNRVIPHLKVSEDKFFRQEYSVYHDMCLDQKKNFNLISLSTSPYGSLRESLVKFLTERDTIYQKQYIITLQFVFLSDDEFSQDMLLDYSHHDKDSIKLKFEKNSISLDSKLVIIENGIDELPVNFNCDDHPDLPHSGMGIIKVQFFPRGLENDDENEPVPIDFYFIELHNLKTIEQFEKNIFKKEPCETPIALVLKKLISDTKSFFLLNLNDSKNVSKLLTISEEVQSLSQLCKKKKKPTQPSYTTA